taaaTCACTTAAtccatagcaaagacacgacacctgCTAgggctgccctggtcaactgtatgtgctgttattgtgaagtggaaacgtttaggagcaacaacggctcagccctgAAGTGGTAGGCCtcaaaagctcacagaacggaaccaaagagtgctgaagcgtgtagtgcATAAAAATGGTCTGTCTTCGGTGTAGAAGAACTGACCGCAACCCCATTGAGCACCTTTGGAATAAATTGGAATACCAACTGTCCAACATCAGTGACCAACCTTACTAATgctctcgtggctgaatggaatcaggtccccgcagcaatgttccaacatctcgtggaaagccttcccagaagagttgtggctgttatagcagcaaagggggataaactccatattaatgcccatgatgttagaatgagatgtttgactagcAGGTGCCCacacacttttggtcatgtagtgtatatcatTGACCAAGATCAGGGCTGGGGTCAATTCAAATCAGTTGACATTCAATTCAGTAAGTGATATGAATTTAACATCCTAAAATAATACAACTTTTCacataaatatattttccttttcaGCTTATTGAGAAGATATAGGAAGAAATGATAGTTGACTTTCAGTTAAATTACTGAATTGACCGTTTTCCAttagaattgaccccaaccctgactcAGACCATACAATAGCAATAAAAAATACAGGTAAAACTATCAAAGCACACAATCAATCAAATAACAATGAACCATTTAACCAACCAATCCACCCACCAACCAATCATCTGagtatatacttatttttctgTAATACTTTTtctagtatatactgtatgtctaatTATTAATAAGATGAGAAGacatatttaagcaataatgcacgagggggtgtggtatatgtaaaatataccatggctaaaggCTGTTCATTAGCACGACACAACGCAGAGtttctggatacagcccttagccgtggtatattggccatacaccagTAACCCCCaatgtgccttattgctattataaatagGCTACCAACGTAATAAGAACAGTAAAAATaagttttgtcatacccatgatatacgtacggtctgatataccatggctttcagccaatcagcattcagggctcgaaccagttTATATTTACAAACATAACTATAAAAGTGATCTACCCATTTCAGTAACTTCTGTTACATCCAGTTAGTTGTGTGGAGGAACTACAGAAGTATGACAGTCAATTATAGCTAAAAGCAGAAGCATTTGGGAGTAATGTCAACAAACCAGACACACGGTGTACTGCACAATAGGAGGTACATTACCCCTCTATCCCTATCAGGGACGGCTGAATTTCAGAGACGACAATGTTGAGCTCCAGAAACATCTTACTGACCATATAACGTCCTCAGTTTTCCACATTACAATAATGTGATACTGTCTAGTATAGTGTACATCCAAAACAATCCACTAGGTGTCTCATCAATCTCAATTTTCACAATATACTATAAGCTCCAACTATTGTCTGTTAGTGTTGTTGTTTTCAGTGTTGATGTAATCAATCAAAGTCATATATGCCTGATTTGGACATTTTCTGAATTCTGAAAGATTTCTGAAGTTTGTTATTATTGTAATCATGACATTACTTTGGTGAAATGAAAACAGAATCATGATCCCCCTTATATATAGTCTAGTATATCTTGAAGAAGAACAGCGCTTTTCTTTTCATGCCTATCCTATGTGTTCATCTCCTCCAGTTTATGAAccttctctgtgtttctgtccaGATGCCCTGCAGTGGACAGTGATATCTCTTCCAGTTTGATGACACACTGTTAGGATAATTTTTTGAATGGTCAGTAATCATCACCATTTGAAGCATTAATTAACTAAATATAATTAATTTAGGCTGCAATAATTATGTCATCCGTGAAGTGGGACCGTCATGGTAGCCTACATGAGGAGAAGCGGGAACAAATAAAAAATCTGAGGGAACGCATTAAAAAACAAGGAAGGGATTAGCATTGCTGTTTCATGACCCCTAAGGGGCTCCATGCAATACCTCCGGTCATCAATTACCCCTAAACATTGTTAGTGATTGCTAGTGATATTGTattataaaatatttttgtttCCCCCCATACATTTTAATGAACATGTTACATTTGTGtacatcaaatacatttttattggtcacatacaagtGTTTAGCAATGTTATTGCGGGTGGGGCGAAATGCTTGTGATTCTAGcactgacagtgcagtaatatctaacaatttcacaacatatacccaatacacacaaatataagtaAGGAATTAATTAAGAATataaacatactgtatatgtacgagcaatgtcagagcggcatggactaagatacagtagaatagtatagaatacagtatatacatatgaggtgagTAATGCATTCAGATACAATGATGTTCAAGTGACAAAATACTGTTTTACCTGATATAAAATATAATTATGTTTTATTACATAGGCTAAGTTACTAGATAGGCTACATGTACAATACTCAACATCTGAGAAAACAGAACTGAGATAATTATGCCACAATTCAGAATAAATGAATGATGCGCCCCACCATCCGTTAACTCCTAACCCAATTATATCCACTTTTGAAGTAACTTATTACTCCCTTgtgtttctcatctctctttgtcATCTCCTCCAGTTTCTGAACCttctctgtgtttcctgtctcatTCATCTTCTTAATCAGGAAGTCCAGATGCTGAGCAGTGGACAGTGAGTTGGCCTTCAAGGCGATCTCTTCCAGTTTGATGACACACTGGTAGGATTCCTCCACCAGTCTGGCTTTCTCAGGTGTGAACTGCTCCAACTCTGTCTGGAGTCTACTGATCAGAGTCCCTTTCTCCCCAGCCGCTTTCTCATTGATTTCATACTTCTTTTTCAACTCTTCATATGTGTTAAGAACCGGTCTGGTCTTGATAAcatattttttgttttctttgtcaTGCTTGGTGTAGTGACAATTCCCAGTACACACAATGCAGTGTTGTTCTTTCATCACACTACACCATGAGAGATCAGTAACCCACCAGCAGTCTGGATAGTGGCAGTTCTCCTGACAGACACTGCAGGTGGTAGCCTGTTTAGTAAAATGCCACCATGATGATTCTATTGGGACTTTCTCTTTGTAACACTCATCAACAATGTATGAAAAGTCCTTGTTTTCGTCCCTTTCTTTCTTGTGTTTCTCCAGGGCTTCTTGAGTTTGCTTGATTTCATTCTGTTTCAGATCAATCATTTCAATCCGCTCATGCAAGTTGCTGATACATGCTTCTAGTTGTTTGCGCTCTCTCAGTACTCCTTCAGTCATCTTCACGTTTTGAGGTGTTATTCTACCCAGGAACTCTGTGAATTCCTTCATGCTCTCCTCTGATAAGTCCCATAAATTCTTCAAGATACGTTCTTCTTTCTTGGCCTGGGTTGCTTTTGCAGAGGTAAGACTCTTTATTTGAGAgttgttgaataggaaatatatAGATTGATTGCTGTCATCTTTTGCAAGGGGGACATGAGCATCTTCTAAGGCCTGTAGAGCATTAGTTGGTTCCACACCATCTGAGTGTGTGATGAGGGCCACGATATTCTTCTCCATGTCTTTGCCAAATAAAGACAAAACTGCATCAAATATGTACCTCTGTTCAACAGTGAGTCGATTTGTACTTGACTTCACCACTAAACCAACAGCATCAATTTGATGAATCCCATCTGTAGACCTTAACAACTCAAACATTTTTTCAGCGATCAGTTGGTCTTCTCCAATCCCTCTAGTGTCTCCATACCCAGGAGTGTCAATGATGGTGAGAGAGTAGGGGACTCTCAGGCCCTCAAACCCGAATACCTCATAAACAGTGATCCCTGTAGTTCGACTTTCAGTctttctcttttcctcctctATTTTCTCCTCCACAATCTCAAACCAGACTTTATCCTTCCACTCTACACCCAGGACATAATTGACCATGACATTAATCAGAGTTGACTTCCCTGTTCCTGTCTCTCCCACTACCAGAATGGTTTTGTTGATCGTGGTGGGATCTCTCTCCCCAAAGGTACATCTTCTGAGTTTATTATCCTGGTCcagtctctgtttgtttgttaccagTTTGTACCGTTCAGGAGGTCCTTGCTcgataataatactttttttgtttCTTTGTGAAATTATGTCTTGAATTTTTGAAGATGTGTCCCTAGTTTTGGGAAAtaaatatacatactgtatgttataaTATAACATTTATAATATATTCTTAAATATACTTTACAATTATATTTCACTCTATACGACGAATCATAAGTTATCTGAGAGATCTGAGGGCAAATTTTTGCTTAAAATGTTATATCGCATTCAACTAATTGCATAAATACTTATCAAATCAAGTGGACTGTGGGGACTGGTTTTTCCAGATCCAGATCCAGATAAAGCCTTGTCCTTGACAAAAACACTTTCAATGGATATTCTTCATTCAGCATGTATTTTAGTCCAGAtttaggcttaatctgggtctgaTAAAATGGCCTATGGATGTGTATGGTTTGCATCTGTCAATAATCTATAAAACATTCAACAGCATTTGAAAAAACATGAAGTCTGCTGACACTCACTTGTTTGCCATGATGGTATTTTAGTTGTGTGATCTACCCAGGGAAGATACAGTTGATTAAGCTCTGTAAATGGAAAACATAGTTTCAACGAATTGGAAGTCTTGTCCAACTCAGGAATGTTAGTATACTTTCATACCAACTTAAAAGGACAAGGTATCTAGTTTCACTGCATTTTTAGATTTAATGTTGAAACCCCCAACAATTTTAATTGCTGCAAAGTTGAGTCTCAATATGTTCAGCAAACTAAACTCCTTGTCCAATCCACCTAGCTATTTGAGTGCAACATAATTTTTTTCATTCAGCTCAGGGCTTCCCCTTTGGTGCGCCTCGTATAGCTTCGTGAAATGTTAGGCTTGATGACCAAATAGGCCTACCAATAAACTTTTATCCATTAGATAAAGAAACACTACAGAATTGCTTTGCCATTCTCCAGGATAGCCAACTCTATACTTAAATATACGTTTGATGAATTTAAGAGGCATTGCAAGATAAGACATTGAAAGAAACTAGATACCAAGATAGCCTATGCGCTTGGTtccaactgtctgcctgcccctcctccctcttcctcgctGGCTCACCTGTTCTTTCTCAATATCTTCTCTACGACAGATGTGTGTGTTTAGTCTTCAGTTGTTTGTGTGTAGAATAGCCTACTAACTGATAGCCCCTACTTTAGTTAACTTGCGAGACATTGCAAGCCAAGAAATTGTGAAATAAAGCATTGCGAGATACAGCTTCTGATTACTGGATGCACGGTTCTGATTCTGCCTGGTAGATGCGAGAGTTTGTATTCTCTGAAGTAGCCTATGGCAACTACTCAGTCTCATCCTTTGCACAAATACTGAACCTTAGGAGTCTAGGAGTCGATTCCTAGTGGAATCAAAGCTTTACACCCAGAAATGGGAGTCGACACCGAGAGTCAACGGGCAATGAGTCGAGGAATCGATTATTTTAGAGTCGACTCTCCACCACTAGCACAGGATGCCCACTCGATGAAGATGATTCTACTGCGCTATTCGGTGACTCAACAACTAGCATTTAAGATTGACTCGATTGACTCGTCAAAGCGCATATCGAGTGCTCAAAGTGTTCAGTTTGAGATTCAGACTAAATAAAATCTTTGCATATTTTCATCCCATTTAACTTACCTCTGCTCCTGGAAATGGTTTGTTTCAGTTCTGCAGTCAGAGGAatagagaagaagaaagagaaagaggtgaTGTGTTTTGCAGGTCTTATAGTGGAACAGCCCAGCATTCTCCtcccacctcacctcaccactCCAGTACTGTACTTCCCTTCTCACCAAGTCAGCTGATTTCAGAGAAGAGAGATCATCTCTTCAGTTGAGGGTGCCGGATAGTTGGCAGGTTTCCCAAAAAATAAAGGAGATTTCTTCAGTAGAGAGGCAGTTGGAGCCAAATTCTCTATTCTTTATTTGTGCTATTTTaaatgtttgtcccatttgaaaTATATCATCATGCCATATTGCTATTTATATTGTGATCATGAATGTATCATGAAAGTGAGGAATTATGAAATAAACTTGAATGTGTTTATGTGTTAAATTGGCAATATGGAGTCTCAGCTAGTCACACACCCCCTTTTCTCCCAGGGACCCTTTCCTTATTGCCATATAGGGGGTTGGAAATATGGGCAAACTAAGCTCTAGGCACAGCAGCAAACAGTTTTTGACCACACCCATTTAATGCTTTTTGATATTCGATTGCTTCGTTTTTTTTTGGTAAGAGAACAAATGGCCAACATGTTATGTCAATCTGTAACGAGTATTACCGAAGGTGGCCTTCCTTCCTGTTcgagtggcgctcggcggtcgtcgtcgccggtctactagctgccaccgatccttttttccttttcgtttgtttttgtctaattgatttcacctgtttagtgtttggttgttagggtggggttatttaagttcgtttagcccgtttatgtttgtgcgggcttgtttctcTGTTTGTATGTTGAGGTTGCTATTTTTCATTGGGATTTACCACAGACTGAATTTATGTTTCCAGTTTTGGACTTTATTCAGGTTGGAGTTGTACGCCAATGTTTTTTTTGACATTACCAGTTGTATTTCTGGGTGGACATTAAAAGTGGTTTTTTCCCGTTAcctttgctctctgcgcctgactccttaccTTTATCCTCATCGAGCGTAACAGAAGCCCGCACCACGAATGGAGccagcaggagcagcgaccacccctctccccacgatggaggagagagtccttcaTCACACGTCCATCCTTCATCGTATTGGATCAGCAATGGATcttatgatggagaggatggatcgttgggagaggagtggtctccctacAAACACTACAAGCCCACCTACCCTCCCTCCAGCACCATTACCATCTCCTCCAGCGGGACCCGGTATCAGCGCGTTGCGTATTACGCCTCCTAGCCAGTACGATGGAGCGGCGGCGGGGTGCCAGGGATTCCTGCTACAATTAGACCTGTACCTGGCCACCGTTCGACCGGCTCCCTCGGATGAGGAGagcgtgagtgtcctcgtctcctgcctgacgGGTAGAGCCCTAGAGTGGGCCAATGCAGTTTGGAACGGGGCCGACTCAGCGAGGGGCCACTACccggagttcacccgccgttttcGGGCCGTGTTTGATCACCCTCCAgatggccgagcggcgggtgagagactgTTCCATCTAcgacaggggacgaggagcgcgcaggacttCGCGCTGGATTtccggaccttggctgctggagcaggatggaacgacagggccctgatagacCATTACAGGTGTAGCCTGAGAGAGGACGTCCGCAGAGAGCTGGCTTGTCGGGACACTTCGCTAAGTTTGGATGAACTAATAGACATGTCTATCCGGTTAGACCATCTGCTAGCTGCTCGCGGACGTTCTGAAAGGGTCCTGTTCGTTCCATCTCCTGACCCTCCTGCTCCCATCCCGATGGAGCTAGGAGGGGCAGCATCTAGGGAGATCggaggaggctcctcctgtaCCAGTTGTGGCCGAAGAGGGCACACTTCCGGTCGGTGCTGGAGGAGGTCATCTGGGAATAgagagggcaggcagaacactcctcggtcacctcaggtgagtcagcaccacactctcccagagcttcctgttggtcacatgtttttgttaATATGCTTCCTTAaattttttccctctctccagcataaggcgctagtcgattcaggcgcagctggaaATTTTATAGATCGCGGACTCGCTCAGAGGTTGAGGATTCCGTTAGTTAAGGTTGACCCCCCTTTTTCTGTACATTCTTTAGATAGTCGACCGTTAGGGTCAGGCCTGGTCAGGGAGTCCACAATTCCTTTGGAGATGattacgcaggggaatcataaggaACGGATTAGTCTGTTTCTTAtcgattcacctgcgtttccGGTAGTGCTGGGAATTCCTTGGCTGGCTATTCACAATCCGACTATTTCGTGGAAACAGGGAGCTCTACAGGGGTGGTCTgatgagtgttcaggcaggtgtgtaggagtttccatcggtgcgacaacggtggagagtccagaccaggtttccaccgtgcgcattcccgctgagtatgccgatttggctatcgccttcagtaaaaagaaggcgacccaattacctccccatcgacagggggattgcgtgataaacctccaggtaaacgctgcacttcccaggagtcatgtgtatcctttgtcccaggaggagacgttggctatggagacatatgtcacggaagctctgggacaaggattcattcggccctccatgtcacccgtctcttcgagtttcttttttgtgaagaaaaaggatggtgggttgcgtccgtgtattgattatcgaggtctcaatTCCATCACGGTGggttttagttacccactacctctcatcgctacggcgatggaatcattccacggagcacggttcttcacgaaactggatctcaggagcgcgtataatctggtgcgtattcgggagggagatgagtggaaaaccgcgtttagtactacatcgggccattatgagtacctcgtcatgccgtacgggttaaagaatgctccagctgtctttcaatcCTTTGTTGACGAGATTCTCAGAGACCTGCACGGACAGGGTGTGGTGGTGTATATTGACGATATTTTGATCTACTCTgctacacgcgccgcgcatgtgtctctggtgcgcaaggttcttgggcgactgctggagcatgacttgTACGTGAAGgcggagaaatgtgagttttctaaacaagccgtttccttcctgggttaccGCATTTCCAGCTCGGGGGTGGATATAGGGGGTGACCGCGTaaaagccgtgcgtaattggccgactccgaccacggtaaaagaggtgcagcggttcttagggtttgccaattactaccggaggtttatccggggttttggtcaggtagcagccCCTATTACCTCACTCctgaagggggggccggtgcgtttgcagtggtcggcaGAGGCAGACAGGGCCTTCTGTAGGTTGAAGGTGCTGTTTACCGAGGCgccagtgttggcgcatccggacccttctTTGGCGTTTatagtagaggtggacgcatccgaggctggggttggagcggtgctctcacagcgctcgggtgtgccaccaaaactccgcccttGTGCTTTTTTTTCGAAAAAACTTGGGCCAGCGGAGCGgaattatgatgtgggggatAGGGAGTTGTTGGCTATGGTTAAGgccttgaaggtgtggagacactggcttgagggggctaagcacccttttctcatctggactgaccaccgtaaccTGGAGTATATTCGATCAGCTAAgagactgaatccgcgtcaggcaaggtgggccatgtattTCACCAGATTTCGTTTTACTATCTCGTATCGACCAGGTTCACTTAAtactaaggccgacgcgctgtctcgtCTCTATGACTCAGAGGAAcggtccatcgatcctactcccatcatTCCGGCGGCCAAGTTGGTGGCACCGatagtatgggaggtggacgcggacatcgagcgggcgttaaggGAGGAACCTGCACCTCCACAGTGCCCGGAGGGGCGTAGGTATGTACCGCTCGCTGTTCGTGATCAATTGATTCGATGGGCTCATGGTATACTCTCGTCGGGTCACCCGGGTATTTCGAGGACAGTGCGAGGTCTtagggggaagtactggtggcccaccttggagaAGGATGTGCGAttctatgtctcttcctgttcggtgtgcgctcagagtaaggctcctaggcacctgcctcgagggaagttacaacccctccccgttccacaacggccgtggtcccaTCTTTCGGTAGATTTTCTGACTGACTTACCTCcatctcaggggaacactacgatcctggtcgttgtggatcggttctctaagtcctgccgtcttatcccgttgcccggtctccctacggccctgcagactgcggaggcattatttacccatgtcttccggcattacggggtgcccgaggatattgtttctgatcggggtccccagtttacTTCCAGAGTATGGAAGGCGTTTATGGAGCatttgggggtctcggtcagccttacatcggggtatcacccggagagtaatgggcaggtggagagagtgaaccaggaggtgggtaggtttctgcggtcgtattgccaggaccggccaggggagtggtcaAGATACATCCCTTGGGCAGAGATCGCTCAGAACTCACTaagccactcctctaccaacatgtcaccatttgagtgtgtgttggggtatcagccggttctggcaccatggcatcagagtcagaccgaggctcctgcggtggaggagtgggtacagcgctctaaGGAGACTTGGAGAGCCGTCCAGGAGTCTCTGCGTCAGGCGAGTAGACGACAGAAGAAGAGcgctgaccgtcaccgcagtgaggcccccgtgtttgcaccgggggatagggtctggctctcgacccgaaacctgcccctccgcctgccctgccggaagctgggtccgcagtgtgtagggccatttaaagtcctgaggagaataaatgaGGTGTGTTACCGATTGTTACTTCCTTCTTATTATAGTATTAACCCCtcatttcatgtgtctctcctcaggccggtggtagctggtcccatgcaggaaggtgaggtgccggaggtccctccaccccctctggatatagaggggtccccggcgtacaggATAAGGTCTATTCTGGATTCCAGACGTCGGGtggggggccttcagtacctcgtggactgggaggggtacggtccggaggagaggtgctgggtcccggtgGGGGATATATTGGATCCATCTATGCTGAGAgagttccatcgcctccatccggatcgccctgcgcctcggcccccgggtcgtcctcgaggccggcgtcggcgcgctgcgggagctgcgcgtcaggaggggggtactgtaacgagTATTACCGAAGGTGGCCTTCCTTCCTGTTcgagtggcgctcggcggtcgtcgtcgccggtctactagctgccaccgatccttttttccttttcgtttgtttttgtctaattgatttcacctgtttagtgtttggttgttagggtggggttatttaagttcgtttagcccgtttatgtttgtgcgggcttgtttctcTGTTTGTATGTTGAGGTTGCTATTTTTCATTGGGATTTACCACAGACTGAATTTATGTTTCCAGTTTTGGACTTTATTCAGGTTGGAGTTGTACGCCAATGTTTTTTTTGACATTACCAGTTGTATTTCTGGGTGGACATTAAAAGTGGTTTTTTCCCGTTAcctttgctctctgcgcctgactccttaccTTTATCCTCATCGAGCGTAACACAATCTCAGTTTCATAAAATAAATGTAGATTACTATTTTTGCACAAGCGGAGCTTCGGATACTTTTTTTGTTGCATGATGAACTTGACTATCCACCATGGGATGAAGGGAAACTTCAAATGCTGTTAACTGAAACATGTAGCCCTCATAAGACATTGGTCCTATGAAGTTCATATTTGTCATAATCAGTGATGATGCTGCAGGCATGAACTAAGAGGTCACAGAGCTCAATAGAGGTCAAATAATGACTAATATATTGCAAAGGAATACACTTTATCAGCGAGTCAACAAGGTCAGACATGTTTAAATGGCTGTAGGCAAGAAGTGTATAGACTCATGTAACAGGTGGTGACAGAACTTGTGATTACGAATAAATTATTTACTACTCAAACTATAAAGGGCAACAATGAAACAAAGATAGTTTTGTGGTTAATATATTCTCAAAAaacatttgtatatatatatatttacattaaaaaaatgaTAAATGCCaaatttcattgcttcacatcaTAACATGCAGTGTTTATCCCATGCATCAATAAACTCCAATGATATGATATCAGTCTAGGCAAATTTACCTGCTTTCCAATGTTCTTTGGTAACATTTATGAAGAACTACCTTAGAGAAGGACTGGTTTTGTTCTCTCATATTAAAACACAAAACCAAGTCAGCTAAAGCAGTGCCTGGGTAAATACTGCTGGTGGTGACAATACAGGCCTATTCTGTGAAATCAGCCAAAGAAAGGGAGGGGCTTCCGAGTGATGGACCGGGTGGAAAGAGCAAGTCTCCTTGAGTTAATGTAACTTTATTTCAATTGTTTATGATCCTGTGCTCTAATTCTATGTCATGCACCTTAGTGCTGCAGCCCAATACATCTCCAGTCGCAAAGTCAGCTGATTTCAGAGAAAAGAGACACTTTATTCAGCAGCAAGCTTTATTATTTTATATACCCAGACTAATTATTGTCTTATTGCTTTGCCATATACGTTTGTTGATCCTAACTACTGTCGTAAAAATAACTGTCAGAAAAGTGAAGAAACATGTCAAGACCTAAACCCAGACAGCAGTCATTACAGGGTCTGCTCTGATCATTTCATCACTGGTAAGTATAATTCATTTCGAGTTTAATCTAGCTGTTAGCTGTTATGCTAACCAGTTGTTAAAAACCACACTAAGTTagccaacattagctagctagatagcttgtAGTCTAGCTATTAGTATGTCTCTCTCATTGGCTGCGTGTGAGGTTTTTTTCACCATAAGAATTCCCCATTTTAATAAAGCATTATATGCATCTATCATCACAGGTGCAGACTAATGTAAGCCTACTAATCCTAATGTGATGAGTAAATTGGATagcgccgatgacgtggatgtcgaatAAGGCAGCCCCTTGCatctctctgatccagaggggttgggttaaatgcagaagacacatttcagttgaatgcattcaattgtacaactgactaggtatcccccttccctTATTGTCCCGAAAAACTCCAGTGGCACTGACCCaatgatagtttgttgacaaCTTTATTCATTAGAGGACGGAAAATGGAT
The DNA window shown above is from Salvelinus alpinus chromosome 31, SLU_Salpinus.1, whole genome shotgun sequence and carries:
- the LOC139561663 gene encoding uncharacterized protein → MANKDTSSKIQDIISQRNKKSIIIEQGPPERYKLVTNKQRLDQDNKLRRCTFGERDPTTINKTILVVGETGTGKSTLINVMVNYVLGVEWKDKVWFEIVEEKIEEEKRKTESRTTGITVYEVFGFEGLRVPYSLTIIDTPGYGDTRGIGEDQLIAEKMFELLRSTDGIHQIDAVGLVVKSSTNRLTVEQRYIFDAVLSLFGKDMEKNIVALITHSDGVEPTNALQALEDAHVPLAKDDSNQSIYFLFNNSQIKSLTSAKATQAKKEERILKNLWDLSEESMKEFTEFLGRITPQNVKMTEGVLRERKQLEACISNLHERIEMIDLKQNEIKQTQEALEKHKKERDENKDFSYIVDECYKEKVPIESSWWHFTKQATTCSVCQENCHYPDCWWVTDLSWCSVMKEQHCIVCTGNCHYTKHDKENKKYVIKTRPVLNTYEELKKKYEINEKAAGEKGTLISRLQTELEQFTPEKARLVEESYQCVIKLEEIALKANSLSTAQHLDFLIKKMNETGNTEKVQKLEEMTKRDEKHKGVISYFKSGYNWVRS